One Helianthus annuus cultivar XRQ/B chromosome 12, HanXRQr2.0-SUNRISE, whole genome shotgun sequence genomic region harbors:
- the LOC110896101 gene encoding metalloendoproteinase 5-MMP, with the protein MKISPKVKLILCIFSIFSSSTSTNAFLHFFPNISSIPPSLLPNTTKSAWNTFTNLSGCHSGQNVAGISKLKSYFRYFGYISNNINTTSKNNFTDEFDDALERAVLNYQKNFNLNTTGELDEETVKQILKPRCGVADIVNGSTTMNSGKVTPPPSNGNTVAHYSFFPGRPRWPSRRRDLTYAFDPRNQLSADVKRVFANAFSRWSEWTPLTFTESGNYFTADMKIGFYAGEHGDGEEFDGVLGTLAHAFAPPRGLLHLDSDETWIVGEISGSGTGAEMDLESVAVHEIGHLLGLGHSSVENAIMFPTIASGMRKVELDRDDVEGIQELYGSNPGNNGTTGPSFGEREVSRGCRDSFMGWILLLAVGLTLFVL; encoded by the coding sequence ATGAAGATCTCACCAAAAGTCAAACTCATTCTCTGCATTTTCTCAATCTTTTCATCTTCAACTTCAACCAATGCATTCCTCCACTTTTTCCCCAACATTTCATCCATTCCACCTTCATTATTACCAAACACCACCAAAAGTGCTTGGAACACCTTCACCAACCTCTCCGGTTGCCACTCCGGCCAAAATGTTGCCGGTATTTCCAAACTCAAATCTTATTTCCGTTACTTCGGTTACATAAGTAACAATATCAACACCACCAGCAAAAACAACTTCACCGATGAGTTCGACGACGCGCTTGAACGCGCCGTCTTAAACTACCAGAAGAATTTCAACCTAAACACTACCGGTGAACTGGATGAAGAGACGGTGAAACAAATCTTAAAACCTAGATGTGGAGTTGCAGATATCGTGAACGGATCTACAACTATGAATTCAGGTAAAGTCACGCCGCCGCCGAGTAACGGCAACACCGTGGCTCACTACTCGTTTTTCCCCGGGCGGCCACGGTGGCCGTCACGGCGGCGTGACTTAACCTATGCGTTTGATCCACGCAACCAGCTTTCCGCCGACGTGAAACGCGTTTTCGCTAACGCGTTCAGTCGGTGGTCAGAATGGACGCCGTTAACGTTTACCGAAAGCGGTAACTACTTCACTGCTGATATGAAGATCGGATTCTACGCTGGAGAACATGGCGATGGTGAGGAGTTTGACGGTGTGTTGGGGACGTTAGCTCACGCGTTTGCACCGCCTAGAGGCTTGTTGCATCTAGACAGTGACGAAACGTGGATTGTTGGTGAAATATCTGGTTCTGGAACAGGAGCAGAAATGGATCTGGAATCAGTGGCGGTGCATGAGATCGGGCATTTGTTAGGGTTAGGACACTCGTCGGTGGAAAATGCGATTATGTTTCCGACGATAGCTTCGGGGATGAGGAAGGTGGAGCTTGATAGAGATGATGTTGAAGGTATACAGGAGTTGTACGGTTCAAACCCTGGTAATAATGGGACGACTGGACCGTCGTTTGGGGAGAGGGAAGTGAGTCGGGGGTGTCGTGACTCGTTCATGGGTTGGATCTTGTTATTGGCCGTTGGATTGACTTTGTTTGTGTTGTaa